The Nitratidesulfovibrio sp. SRB-5 genome includes a window with the following:
- the rfbA gene encoding glucose-1-phosphate thymidylyltransferase RfbA has protein sequence MKGIILAGGSGTRLYPITMGVSKQLMPVYDKPMIYYPLSVLMLAGIREICIITTPADQPRFRELLGDGSQLGLSFTYIEQPRPEGLAQAFLLARDFLAGEPSCLILGDNLFYGDRLPSLLRQCAKLEKGGVVFGYKVRDPERYGVVEFDTACKVISIEEKPAAPKSRFAVTGLYFYDGRAPELAARLAPSPRGELEITDLNNLYLREGNLSVEFLGRGVAWLDTGTFESLHQAASFVRAVQDRQGLKIACIEEIAWRKGYIDDDALRALAAPMLKNDYGRYLMDIMEDRLRV, from the coding sequence ATGAAAGGCATCATTCTCGCCGGTGGTTCCGGCACGCGGCTCTATCCCATCACCATGGGCGTCTCCAAGCAGCTCATGCCGGTGTACGACAAGCCCATGATCTACTACCCGCTGTCGGTGCTGATGCTGGCGGGCATCCGCGAGATATGCATCATCACCACCCCGGCGGATCAGCCGCGCTTTCGCGAACTGCTGGGCGACGGCTCCCAACTGGGCCTTTCGTTCACCTACATCGAACAGCCCCGCCCCGAAGGCCTGGCCCAGGCCTTTCTGCTGGCGCGCGACTTTCTGGCCGGGGAACCCAGCTGTCTCATTCTTGGCGACAACCTGTTCTACGGCGACCGGCTGCCCTCGCTGCTGCGGCAGTGCGCCAAGCTGGAAAAGGGCGGCGTCGTGTTCGGCTACAAGGTGCGCGACCCGGAACGCTACGGCGTGGTGGAATTTGACACGGCGTGCAAGGTCATCAGCATCGAGGAAAAGCCCGCCGCGCCCAAGTCGCGCTTTGCCGTCACCGGGCTCTATTTCTACGACGGGCGCGCGCCGGAACTGGCCGCCCGGCTTGCCCCATCGCCGCGCGGCGAACTGGAAATCACCGACCTGAACAACCTGTACCTGCGCGAAGGCAACCTGTCGGTGGAATTCCTGGGACGCGGGGTAGCCTGGCTGGATACCGGCACCTTCGAATCGCTGCATCAGGCGGCCTCGTTCGTGCGGGCCGTGCAGGACCGGCAGGGCCTGAAAATCGCCTGCATCGAGGAAATCGCCTGGCGCAAGGGCTACATCGACGACGATGCCCTGCGCGCGCTGGCAGCCCCCATGCTGAAGAACGACTATGGCCGCTACCTGATGGACATCATGGAGGACCGCCTGCGGGTGTGA